CCTGATAAAACAGAAAAGCATCGCGAAAGCAGAATTACACTGCCAATACGACGCAAAAAATCTGCGATGAACCGCAAGTACAAAATAAAATGTGTCGAAGCACAGAAAAACACGACAAAAAAATGCAACGAATGTGATTTTGACATTTTTAGACGCTTTTTCAGGATTGAACCAGCCCTCTCTGCTCTTTAAAATAAGATAAGAAAAACAAGGAATGCCTTGAAAACGTCGCAGGACCTTGTAGCAAGGGAGGAAAAATTATGGAACGTACATTTTCACCTATGATCCGTCAGTTTTCGGCAATCGACGGGTTGCAGAAAGCATATACGCTGGTATACTCAATGGATACAGGCAACGAAAACGGCTGCTGCCTGACGCTTTGCCGTACCGGGAACCGGCAGTACATGCAAAGCTGCTACATTGCAGCTGCACCAGAGTTCTGCTACCGGATCCTGCGCTATCTGTGTGAGAATGGCGTCCAGCCGGAGATCTGGCAGGATGTGGTAGAAGAACTGACCGATACAGAACAGCTCAGGCAGAAAGGCGGCGCGTTGCGTGGAGAGTGAGCACACAGCAAAAACGCTGCAGATCGCCCTTGGAAGCTACGACCGCAAGGAGCTGCGGGTGGAAAAGAACTACCTGCAGGAGCAAAGCCCTGCGTTGGAGTGCACCTGCTTCCAGAACGGCGGCCGTCTGCTGGAACAGCTGCGTCAGGGCCGTCAGTTTGATGTTGTGATCCTCTGCAGCCAGCTGGAAGATATGAGCGGGCTGGAGTTTTTAATGAATATCCGCAGCATGGATCCCAAACAGAATGTTGTTCTGTTTGATGAGGGCAGGCGGCAGAATACGAGTGCCATTTGTCTGGAATCGGGCGATGGATTCTGCTATGTGGGCCATGCCGAACTGAAGAACCTGCTGTGGGAGCTGTACCGCCTGCCGGGACGGCAGAGCCAGCGCATGGAACGCAAGTGTCAGGAACTGTACGAGGGCTGGGGCATCCAGCTGCCGGACGTGAACTGCAACTATCTTTCCTGTGCGGTGGGCGTGGTGTACGGCACCAGCCAGAAGCTGGCCATCCGCAAGGAAATCCTGCAGGCGGTGAGCGAGCAGTACGATGTGTCGGTCTCTGCTGTGGACAGCGGCATCCGGCGTATGATCGACCAGCTGGAAGCAAAGCCCTCGGCCAAGTGGCTGCGCTTCAAGGACGAAAGCGGATTTGCGGACGAGAAACCTACCACTGGTAAACTGATCTACACTGTCAAGAATTATCTTCAGCGTCAGAAGGACGACTGAGCATAAAACACAGGAGGCGCAAGGGTATGGAGCAGATGCGGCAGAACGAGGCGGGTGCACTGACCGCGCAGGCGATCCCGCAGAAGGATGTGGAACAGGCATGCTTCCATGCACTGGGCCTGATCGGACGCAATTGCGAATATCTGGACCAGCACCTTGCGCATGTGGGTGCCGACCAGCAGACCCGGCAGGCGGTGAACGATATCAGCGCTGCGTCGGCAAGGCTGGACCGCACTGTGAACGAAGTGATGTCGCTGCTGGATTTTCTGCGCACCGAGGAAGACCCGCGGCTCTATCCGCTGGACCTGTGCCAGCTGCTGCAGCAGGTCGCCGCACAGGCCGATATGGTGCAGG
Above is a genomic segment from Faecalibacterium taiwanense containing:
- a CDS encoding response regulator, translated to MESEHTAKTLQIALGSYDRKELRVEKNYLQEQSPALECTCFQNGGRLLEQLRQGRQFDVVILCSQLEDMSGLEFLMNIRSMDPKQNVVLFDEGRRQNTSAICLESGDGFCYVGHAELKNLLWELYRLPGRQSQRMERKCQELYEGWGIQLPDVNCNYLSCAVGVVYGTSQKLAIRKEILQAVSEQYDVSVSAVDSGIRRMIDQLEAKPSAKWLRFKDESGFADEKPTTGKLIYTVKNYLQRQKDD